Within the Bradyrhizobium cosmicum genome, the region GCGCGAGATGGTCGGCAAGGTCGCAGATCAGCGCCGCGCGGTCGAGCCTGTGTTCACCGAGATCCGCGACCGCCAGAACCAGCTCGAGCGCGCCCTGCACGACCTCGAGACCGACGATCGCAAGAACAGCCTGGCCGACCGGCTCAAGGACATCACGCGCGACATGTCCACGCTGCTGTCACGGGTGAACTCCGTGCAGGAGACCTTCGCGACCCTGAACCAGTACAAGGAAGATCTGGCCAAATCCCATGCCGAGCTGGTGCCGCTGCGCTCGGCCGACGTCGGCATCAATGCGCTGATCGGCGAGCTCGGCCTCAATCATGATCGCCTCACCAAGAGCATCGACGAGCTCGAGACCGGCGGCGAAGCGCCGCTCGGCACCCGCGTCGAGACACTGTCGAAGAACAAGATCGAGATCGAGCAGCGGCTCGCGCGCATCGACGACAGCTTCAACATCCTCAAGGCTGTCAGCCTCGACTTCGAGGAGCTCGCCCAGCGCCGGGCTCAGCTCGAACGCTCGCTCGCCGATGTCGAAAACGATTCCGACGGCAAGTCTCTTGCGGACCGCCAGAACGCGCTGAACGATTTTGTCCTGCAGTCGCGCCAGCGCCTCGGCGCCCTCCAGGAGACACTGACGACGCTCAACGCCTTCAAGACGGAGCTGTCGAAGTCGCAGGCCGATCTCGTTCCGCTCAAGGCGCCGGTGTTCGGCATCGAGGCCATGATCGCGGACGTCAGCACCACCCGCGACCTCCTCGCCAGGACCGTCGGCGAGATCGAGGCGAGCGGCGACGTCACCCTCGCCTCGCGCGTCGACGCGCTGACCAAAAGCAAGCGCGAGGTCGAAGACCGGCTCGCCCGCATCTTCGACAATTTCAATGCGCTCGATGCCTTGCGCAAGGACATCGGCGGCATCTTCTCGACCATCCGCAACAGCCTGAACCGGATCGGCTGAGAACGACGACGGTATCGCGCTGAAGCCCGGATTGCGCTGCGCGCAATCCGGGACCGTTGGTGGGCCCCCGCATTCCGCTTCGTTCCATGCGGGCTGCGAAATCGCCTCCGCACCGCCCGAAACATCTGGACACATCACATTTGCGCGCGCCCGCCAGATGCCGCCAACATGTCGCGCGGGTGCCGCAACTTGGACGTATTCCGCCGCCCTTTTGTCAGGCGTGTCTGGGGGCACGGCGCTGCCGTGTTTGGACCAAACCTTCAGGGGTATGAACGTGAAGAAGATTGTATTTGTTCTGGGTGCCACGCTTGCTCTGGTGACGGTTGCGAACGCCGCGGATTTGCCGCGCCGGCAGCCCGTTCCGGTCTATGGGGAGCAGGCGCCGATCGGCAAGATGCCGATTGGCAAGAGCCCGATTGGAAAGGCCCCGATCGGCAAGGCGCCTGGCCCGGTCGTCTCGCGCTACTGACGCGCAGCGCTCAGCGTCAACGGCCGACAGTCGAGGGGCACAGCGTGACCAACAAACGTGATCGATCGGGATCCTGCATCCTTGCGGGGCTCGCCCTCGCGGCGATGACCGCGTGCACGCTGCCCTCGGCGTCGGCTCACGAAGCGAACAAGCGCGTTGCCGATGCCAACGCGCTTGCCACGATCGACTCCGCGTCACGAGGCGCGCCGCAATCGACCCGGCGCCCCGTCGCACGCGCGGAGAAAGGTCCCTATTACGTCGACTTCCGCGCGCGGACGGCAGCGAGCTGGGGCCACGCCTTCGTCTGGTACGGCAAGACCAGCGAGCGCGCCGTCGAGGTCGCGGGGCTCACGCCCGCCGGCGACACCTGGGCCTACGTGCTCGGCCACCTCACCTGGGTCCCCTCCGAGACCGGCGCGAGCTATGGCGATCTCGATCCGGACTATCTCACCGCGAGCTACCGGGTCTATCTGAACGAAGCCGACGCCAAGCGCGTGTTCGCCTATATCAAGAAATTGCAGGCGAGCTCGCCGGTCTGGAACGCCGAGACCACCAACTGCACCGGCTTCATCGGCGACATCGCCGAGTACATGGGATTGAAGGTCCCCTACCGCTGGCAACGCCCGGAAAACTTCGTCAACAGCCTCAAGGACATGAACGGCGGCCGCCAGATGGTCCGGCTGTCGGCGGAGTAGCGGCCTGGCCCGTAGCCGGTAGCCGGTAGCCGGTAGCCTGGATGGAGCGCAGCGCAATCCGGGCTACAAGCCCTTGCGTTGCCCGACGGGCAAAACACCCAAGCCGTCCGTTAATCCGCGCGGCCAAAAATATTCGCCTTTACAGAAATTCGGAATCGGCGGATATTGTGCGCACTCCGGCCCAAGGAAGAGGGGCGTATCGCGATCGTCACGAACGCGGGCCGGACGGCGGTGGACGCGGGCCACACTGGTGCGACGGTGATCGCAGGGCGGGAAACCGTGAGCGAGGCGCATCGCACGCACGACCGGTGTGATCTGCGTACGGCAAAATCGCGTGGTCCTGGCGCCCGCAGGCTGGCGTCAAGCGTTGCGGTGATGCGGTGGCCCGACCGGGCGCGCGCATCGTCAGCCGCAAGGCGACGGGGGCAAGAGTGCATCGCTCCCCGAGGAGAGCGCGACATAAGCCGTCAAACCACTGCGCAGGGAAGGCCGGATGTTTGGCTTCACCTGTATGCCGCTGTGCTGTCCCTTGTAGCGCAACCTTCGCACAGTGGACCGTGGGTGCCCGGCCGGCACCCGGCCTTCCCTGCGCCCTCTTTCATTTGAGGGTGAGACCACCAGGCAAAGCTCGGGCGAAACACGCCGCGAGGACGCGAAGGTGTGTCTTGCGAGGATGCGAGTTCGGTATTGCAGCGAGCGTAACCTATGACCGTCACCCCCGCGCAACGGCGTAGCCGTTGTCGCTGGAGGTGCTTGCCCTGTGGCGCAATCGCGCCGCAGGGCAAGCCTCGAAGGGCGACAGCCCGGCTCTCGCAGCGCGGCCATTCATCCTTCGAGGCTCCCTGCCCGGTGCTACGCACCGCGCAGCTCGCACCTCGGATGACGGATTGGAAACCCAATTATCCGCCCCACGGAATCACCCGCATCGCCCGCATGATGGCCCCGCCTCCACCGCGCATCCCCGCAATAGACATTTCCCGACCCCGGCGGCATCCTCGCGCCATCAACCGATAAGAGAACGCCACGCAGGCGGGGGAAACAGATCATGTTGCAGACACGGTTCACCAGGCTCGTCGGCGTCGAGCACCCCATCGTCCAGGGCGGCATGCAATGGGTCGGGCGCGCCGAGCTGGTCGCCGCCGTTGCCAATGCCGGCGCGCTCGGCTTCATCACGGCGCTGACCCAGCCGACCCCGGAGGATCTGAGGAAGGAGATCGCGCGCTGCCGCGACCTCACCGACAAGCCGTTCGGCGTCAACCTCACGATCCTGCCCGCGATCAAGCCGCCGCCCTACGCCGAATACCGTGCCGCCATCATCGAGAGCGGCATCACCGTGGTCGAGACCGCCGGCAACAAGCCACAGGAGCATGTCGACGAGTTCAAGAAGCACGGCGTCAAGGTCGTGCACAAATGCACCAGCGTCCGCCATGCCCTCTCGGCCGAGCGCATGGGCGTCGATGCCATCTCGATCGACGGGTTCGAATGCGCCGGCCATCCCGGCGAGGATGACACCCCCGGCCTGATCCTGATCCCGGCAGCGGCCAACAAGATCAAGATTCCGATGATCGCCTCGGGCGGCTTTGCCGACGCCCGCGGCCTGGTCGCCGCATTGGCGCTGGGAGCCGAGGGCATCAACATGGGCACCCGCTTCATGGCCACCAAAGAGAGCCCGATCCACCAGCTCATCAAGGAGAAGATCGTCGCCAACGACGAGCGCGAGACCGAGCTGATCTTCCGCACCATGCGCAACACCTCGCGCGTCGCCAGGAACGCGATCTCGACCAAGGTCGTGGCGATGGAGAAGGAAGGCGCCAAGTTCGAGGACATCCGCGAGCTCGTTGCGGGCGCCCGCGGCAAGATGGTCTATGCCACCGGCGATTCCGACGAGGGCATCTGGTCGGCTGGCCAGGTGCAGGGCCTGATCCAGGATATTCCGAGCTGTGCCGAGCTCGTCTCCCGCATCGTGCGTGAGGCGGAGGCCATCATCCGCGGCCGGCTCGAAGGCATGATCGTTCATCCGACGGCGCAAGCTGCGGAATAATTACTGCAAGAAGCGAGAGTAATTCATGAAGGCTTACGTCTATGGCGCTGACGGCGCTCGGATTTCCGACGTCGCTCAACCAAAACCAAAGGGCACGCAAGTGCTGGTGCGTGTCCGTGCGTGCGGGCTGAACCGCGCCGACACCGGCATGCGCAAGGGCCACGCCCACGGCGCGGCCGGCGGCGTCGGCACCGTGCTCGGCATGGAATGGGCCGGCGAGGTTGCCGAACTCGGACCCGATGCGAAGGGCGTGAAGGTCGGCGACCGCATCATGGGCTCGGGCGGCGCGGCATTCGCCGAATACACGCTGGCCGATCACGGCCGGCTGTTCCGCGCCCCCTCGAACATGAATTTCGAAGAGGCTGCCACCCTCCCCGTCGCGCTCGCGACCATGCACAACGCCGTCGTCACCGTCGGCGGCGTGCAGCCGGGCCAGAGCGTGCTGATCCAGGGCGCCAGCTCCGGCGTCGGCCTGATGGCGATGCAGATCGCCAAGCTCAAGGGCGCCCGGCTCGTGATCGGCTCGTCGACAGATGCCTATCGGCGCGGCCGGCTGACGGACTACGGCGCCGACCTCGCGGTCGACTCCTCCGACCCCAAATGGGTCGACGAGGTCCTGAAGGCGACCGGCGGCGAAGGCGTCGACCTCATCGTCGACCAGGTCTCCGGCCAGGTCGCCAACCAGAACCTGGCCGCGACCCGGATCAAGGGCCGGATCGTCAATGTCGGCCGGCTCGGCGGCACCCATGCCGACTTCAACTTCGACCTGCATGCCGCCCGCCGCATCAGCTATATCGGCGTCACCTTCCGCACCCGCACCATCGAGGAGGTCCGCGAGATCTTCGACGAAGTCCGCAAGGACATCTGGGGCGCGGTGGAGTCGCGCAAGCTGCAACTGCCGATCGACAAGGTGTACGCGTTCGACGACATCGACCAGGCCTTTGCGCACATGGAGGCGAACAAGCACCTGGGGAAGATCGTCGTGACGGTGTGAGGGGGGCGGCGGAGCGAGATGGGCATTGCCCTCCCTCCGCTTGTCATGGCCGGGCTTGACTCAGCCATCCACGTCTTTGCCGCACGATACGAAGAACGTGGATGCCCGGGACAAGCCCGGGCATGACGGAGTAAGTGGCGTAGGCGAGCATTCAGTTCGGAAGTATTCGCAATAGTTTCGCTCCTGCAACTCACTAGCGACTACGACTGGGATCATCGCTTGATGTTCGGCCATGGGCTGCTAAATCCCCGCCATGACCTCCCAGCACAGCAAAACCTCGGTCGCCGCGATCTCGATCTTCGTCAGCGGCGGCATGGCGGCGGCCAAGTTCGCAGTCGGAATCGCGATCGGCTCGCTCGCGCTGATCTCCGAAGCCCTGCACTCCTCGGTCGACCTGATCGCGACCATCATCACCTGGGCGGTGGTGCGGGTCTCCGACAAGCCGGCGGACGACGAGCACCATTACGGCCACGGCAAGCTGGAGAGCATTTCCGCGCTCGGAGTCACCGCCTTGCTCTACGTGCTGGCCGGCGGCATCCTGGTGGAGTCCTATAGCCGGCTGCGCGAGGGAACCCCGCCGCCGAGCATTTCGGCCGTGCCGTTCGTGGTGCTGGTGATCGACATCGTCGTCAATTTCTGGCGTGCCCGCGCGCTGCACCGCGCCGCGCGCGAGACCGGGAGCCAGGCGCTCGCGGCCGATGCGCTCCATTTCGCCTCGGATGTCATGGGCTCGTTCGCCGTGATCGCGGGCCTGATCCTCGCCGCCCTCGGTTTCTGGTGGGGCGACGCGGCCGCCGCCGCCGCGGTTGCCGTGATGATCGCCCTGCTCGGCCTGCGCATGGCCGGCTCGACCGTACAGACGCTGGTCGACCGTGCGCCGGAAGGCGCGCATGAAAAGGCCACGGCCGCGATCCGCAGCGTTCCCGGCGTGATCGACGTCGAGCGGCTGCGGGTGCGCATGGTCGGGGCGACCACCTTCATCGACACCATCGCAAAGGTGCCGCGGACCTATCCGATCGACCGCGTCGAGGAGATCAAGCGCAAGGCGCAGGCCGCCGTCGAGACGGCATTCGGCGATACCGACCTCACCTTCACCGCGGTCCCCGTCGCGCGCGACAACGAGACCGTGCGCGACCGCATCATGGTGATCGCGCACAATTCGGGCCTGGCCGTCCACCACGTCACGGTGCACGACCTGGGCGGCAAGCTGATCGTCAGCATCGACCTGGAGGTCGACGCCCGGATGCAGCTCGATGCCGCCCATGACGTCGCCAACACGCTGGAGCGGAACATCCAGGAGGAGTTCGGCGCCGACGTCGAGGTCGACGTCCACATCGAGCCGCTGGAACCGGAACTGCCGTTCGGGGTCGATGCCGCGCCGGAACGGGTGCAGACTATTGCCGCCGCCCTCATTGAATATGCCGCCGGCGGCGAGATCCACGACATTCATAACGTGCGCGTGCGCGACACCGAGGGCGGCGAGATCGTCAACTTCCACTGCCGCGCGGCGCCGTCGATGAGCGTGATCAAGGTGCACGAGCATGTCGACGCGATCGAGCGCAAGCTGCGCCGTGCCTTCCCGAGCGTGAAGCGGGTCATCAGCCACGCCGAGCCGCCGCGCGCGTGATGCGGAACGATCGAAAGTCACACGTTCTCGTTTCGGACTCATCGCGCACGCCGATTTACGGACGCAGGACGCGCGAACTCTCCGTTGGATAAGAATAATTTCGCGTTAACGTTTCGTTGACTCTCGACAGCCTGCGGAAAGTGGATTCAAATCGCTTTGATTCGAAAGTGATGTGGGGCTGCTTTCGAATCGAGTCGCAGCAAGTTTCCCGGGGGCTACAGGCATGGCGCGTGCAGACGCCGCGAACGCGTGCGTCCAATCCGATTCGATCAAGGGATTGGCGCAATCGATCGCGAAACCTGCCTATCATCGGCTCCTGATCGCGGAGCCGGCGCTGCGCCGCGCCGTGCCGACGCTCATCATCGCCTTCCTGATCACGATCTGCCTCGGCGCATTCGTGCAAGTCGTCGACCAGACGCGCCAGAAGCGGCTGGTGATCCGCCACGACATCTCGGCCCTCGCCGACCTGCTCGCCGAGCGCCTCGACCGCCTGACGTCGTCACGCCAAGAGCGCCTGAGGAACATCGAGAGCCTGCCGGCCCTGCTGCCCGATCTCATCCCGACCTGGGGCACGGCCTCCGGCCGCCACGTCATCGTCACCTCGGCCGGCATCGACCGCCGCATCCTCGCCCGCATTCCCGTCGACAACGATCCTTCGGGCAACGACCGCCTGCTCGACGCGATCACGACGGCGCAAATGCTGGCGGCGCCTCCTCGCGACAACACCATCTCCGACATGACGCTGCCGAACGGCAACGCCGCGATGGCGACCTCGCGGCAGATCAAGTCGATGCCGGGGCTCGTCACCGTGATCCAGGAGCGCAACGAGCCAATCTGGGGCTCGGACGCCGCGCTCTCGGTGACGCTGTCGGCGACTACCGGCTTCGTCGTGCTGATCCTCGGCTTCGCCTTCCACTGGCAGTCGACCCGCGCCCGCGAGGGCGACCTCATCAACGACGCCGTGCGCGGCCGCATCGATACCGCGCTCAACCGCGGCCGCTGCGGATTGTGGGACTGGGACCTGTCGCGCGGCCGGATCTTCTGGTCGCAATCGATGTTCTCGATGCTCGGCCTCGACGGCCGCAACGAGCTCCTGACCTTCGGCGAGGTCAATGCGCTGGTGAAGTCCGACGACATCGACCTGTTCGAGATCGCCGACCAGCTCATTTCGGGTCAGATCGCTCACATCGACCAGACCTTCCGCATGCAGCATGTCGACGGCCACTGGATCTGGCTGCGCGTCCGCTGCGAGAAGACGAGCGGGGCGACCGATTCCAGCGTGCACCTGATCGGCATCGCCGTCGACATCACAGAGCAGAAGAGCCTCGCCGAACGGACCGTCGAAGCCGACCTCCGCCTGCGCGACGCCATCGAGACCATTCCGGAAGCGTTCGTGCTGTGGGACGCGAGCGACCGCCTGGTGCTCTGCAACTCGCACTTCCAGCGCCTGCACAAGCTGCCTGACAGCGCCGTCATCCCCGGCACCTCCTACGAGACCGTTCTGGAAGTCGGCCGCATGCCGGAGGTGCGCACCCGCCACAACGAGACCGCGAGCCAGGGTCCGGGCGCGCGCACCTTCGAGGCCCAGCTCGACGACAGCAGCTGGCTGCACATCAGCGAGCGCCGCACCAAGGACGGCGGCTACGTCTCGGTCGGCACCGACATCACCCGGATCAAGGAGCACGAGCAGAAGCTGGTCGACAACGATCTGCGCCTGCGTGCCACCGTCATCGACCTGAAGCGCTCGCAGGCGGCCCTGGAGCGGCAGACCAATGAGCTGGCCGATCTCGCCGAGAAATACCAGCGCGAGAAGACCCGCGCCGAGGAAGCCAACCAGACCAAGTCGAAATTCCTCGCCAATATGAGCCACGAGCTGCGCACGCCGCTCAACGCCATCATCGGCTTCTCCGAGATCATGGGCTCGGGCATGTTCGGTGAGCTCGGCAGCGAGAAGTACCAGGAATACTGCCACGACATCCTAACCAGCGGCCACTACCTGCTCGAGGTCATCAACGACATCCTCGACATGTCCAAGATCGAAGCCGGCCGCATGAAGCTCGACATGGAAGAGCTCGACCTCGCACAGACGCTGGCGGAATCCCTGCGGGTCGTCACCGGCCGTGCCCAGGACAAGAATCTGACGCTCGATGCCGATATCGAGACGTCCATCTCGGTCGTCGCGGACCGCCGCGCCACCAAGCAGATCATCGTCAACCTGCTCTCCAACGCGGTGAAATTCACCCCCGACGGCGGCCGCATCGTGGTTCGCAGCCGGCAGCTCGACGACAGGATCGTGCTGATGATCGCCGATACCGGCATCGGGATCGCGCAGCATTCGCTGGCACGGCTCGGCCGCCCGTTCGAGCAGGTCGAGAGCCAGCTCACCAAGACCTATCACGGCTCCGGCCTCGGGCTCGCGATCGCCCGTTCGCTGGCGCAGCTCCACGGCGGTTCGATGCGGCTGCGCTCGAAGATCAACGTGGGCACCGTCGTGCGCGTGACGCTGCCCCGCGATGCGATCAAGGCGGCGTCCGGGATATCGGCCGCGGCCTGAACCCTACATTTGCAGCGACGGCGCGACCTCACGCGCGACATTGACCAACGCGGCGATCAGCGGCGTCATCGGGTCGCGCTGCGGGATCACCATGCCGATGCTGTAATTGACATCGGGATCGGTGATCGGGATCGAACGCACCGTATCGGACAGGCCGAGCGTTTCGGCCAGCTTCGCCGGCATCACGCTCGCCCAGCGTCCCGTCTTCACATGCGTGAACAGCACGAGCAGGGAATTCGAGGTCAAGGTCGGCGTCGCCTCCGCGCCGACCGAGCGCAACGCGCGGTCGATGATGCGGCGGTTCTGCATGTCGGGCGTGAGCAGGCACAGCGGCACCTGCCCGACCTCCTGCCACGTCACCGTCTCGCGATCGCCGAACATCCCGTCGGGCGCGGTCAGGAGGCGATAGCTCTCGTTGTAGAGCGGGATGGTGCGCACCTTCCCGATCGGTTCATTCTCGATATAGGTCAGCCCCGCATCTACCTCGAGATTTTCGAGCAGCCCCAGCACCTCCGATGAGGTGGTGGACTGGATGCGGAAGCGCACCTCGGGGTGGCGGGCGCGGAATGGCGTCGTCAGCGCGGCGACCATCCCGAGCACGGTCGGGATCGCGGCGATGCGGATCTCGCCGGAAAGCTGATGCTTCAGCCCGTTGATCTCGTCACGCATCGCGCGGGCATCGCCCACGATCCGCCGCGCCCAGTCCAGCGCCCGCTCGCCTTCGGGCGTAAAGCCCTGAAAGCGTGAGCCGCGCTGAACCAGCATCACGCCGAGGATCTCCTCGAGCTGCTTCAGCCCGGTCGACATGGTCGGCTGCGTCACGCCGCAGGCCTCGGCCGCGCGTCCGAAATGCCGCTCCTTCGCGAGCGCCAGCAGCAGTTCAAGCTTGTCGAGCAACCGGACGTCCCCTCGTGTTTTGTCCTGGCATGCAAGCTAGCACGACCTATCCCGGCCAACACGCGAAAACCGCACCGCAGAATGGCGTCCATTGCAGTTTCATATCGTTCGATTGTGATCGCAAATCGATCTGAATTCGCAATCGCCGCATGAGACAGCTTTATTGATCTTCGAACGATTCCAAATAGTTTGCGAGGAAGGCACGCTCAATCTGAGAACGAAGAATGACAACGGTTTACGAGCCTTCGCACGAGACTTCGCACGAGCCTTGGGACGAAACGCGCGGCGCCGAGATCATCGCCGAACATTCCAAACAGGAAGGCGCAACGCTGGTCGTTCTGCACGCCCTTCAGGAGGCGTTCGGCTATGTGCCGGAGGCCGCCATTCCCATGGTCGCGCAGGCGCTGAATCTGTCCCGCGCCGAGGTGCATGGCGTGGTCACGTTCTATCATGATTTCAGGCACAAGCCGGCCGGCCGCCACGTGCTGAAACTCTGCCGCGCGGAGGCCTGTCAGGCCGCGGGCGGGGATGCGCTGGCAGCGCGCGCAGAAGCAAAGCTCGGCGTGCCGCTCGGCAACACGACCGCCGACGATCGCGTCACACTGGAGCCGATCTACTGCCTCGGCCTGTGCGCAACCGCGCCATCGGCGATGCTCGACGGCCGCCTCGTTGGCCGGCTCGACGAGAAGCGCCTCGATGCGCTGGTTGCGGAGGCTCAGCGATGAGTATGCGTCTATTCGTCTCACGCGACGCCGGTGCAATTGCCGTCGGAGCCGACGAGGTTGCGATTGCGCTGCAGCAGGCCGCGGCCAAGCGCGGCGTTGCGATCGAGATCGTCAGAACCGGCTCGCGCGGCCTGTACTGGCTGGAGCCCCTGGTCGAGATTGCGACGCCGCAGGGGCGGATCGCCTTCGGCCCCGTGACCGAGGCCGATGTCCCCTCCCTGCTCGACGCGCTCGCCAGCAACACGCCGCATCTGCTGCGGCTCGGCGCAACCGACGAGATTCCCTGGCTGAAGCGCCAGACCCGCCTCACGTTTGCCCGCTGCGGCGTAATCGACCCGCGCTCGCTCGACGACTACCGCGCCCATGGCGGCTACAAGGGCCTGGAGCGCGCGCTGTCGCTCGGCTCCGACGCGATCCTCAACGAAGTGACGGCGTCCGGCCTGCGCGGTCGTGGCGGCGCGGGCTTCCCGACCGGCATCAAGTGGAAGACGGTTGCGCAGGCCAAGGCCGACCGCAAGTTCATCGTCTGCAACGCCGACGAGGGCGACAGCGGCACTTTCGCCGACCGCATGATCATGGAGGGCGATCCCTTCCTGGTCATCGAGGGCATGACCATCGCGGGCATCACCGTCGGCGCCACCAAAGGCTACATCTACACCCGCAGCGAATATCCGCACGCGGTCGAGGCCATGAAAGCCGCCATTGTGGCGGCCCGGCGCGGCGGTTATCTCGGCAGCAAGATCGGCGGGTCCACCTACGATTTCGATCTCGAAGTGCGCGTCGGCGCCGGCGCCTATGTCTGCGGCGAGGAGACGTCGCTGCTTGAGAGCCTCGAAGGCCGCCGCGGCATCGTGCGCGCCAAGCCGCCGCTCCCGGCCCATCACGGCCTGTTCGGCAAGCCAACCGCGATCAACAACATCCTGTCGCTGGCCGCGATCCCCTTCATCCTAGCCGAGGGCGCCAAGGCCTATGCCGAATACGGCATGGGCCGTTCGCGCGGCACGATGCCGATCCAGCTCGCCGGCAATCTCCGCTACGGCGGGCTGTTCGAGACGGCGTTCGGCGTCACGCTTGGCGAACTCGTCGACGATATCGGCGGCGGCACGTTCACGGGCCGCCCCGTTCGCGCGGTTCAGGTCGGCGGCCCGCTCGGCGCCTATTTTCCACGCGCGCTATTTGACACGCCGTTCGACTACGAAGCCTTCACCGCACGCGACGGCCTGATCGGCCATGGCGGCATCGTCGTGTTCGACGACAGCGTCGACATGCGCAAGCAGGCGCGCTTCGCCATGGAGTTCTGCGCCATCGAATCCTGCGGCAAGTGCACGCCCTGCCGGATCGGTTCGACCCGCGGCGTCGAGACGATCGAGAAGATCATCCGCGGCGAGCGCGTCAGCGAAAACCTCGCGCTCGTCGAGGACCTCTGCAACACCATGAAATTCGGCTCGCTCTGCGCACTCGGCGGCTTCACGCCCTACCCCGTGCTCAGCGCATTGAGGCACTTCCGGGAGGATTTCGTCCCGGCGCCAACCACGCTTCAGGCCGCGGAATAGGAGAACGACGATGTCTCTGATCGAAGAAATCGACTACGGCACGCCGCGCTCAAAATCAACGACGATGGTCACGCTGACCATCGACGGCAACGAGATCACGGTGCCGGAAGGCACCTCGATCATGCGGGCCGCGATGGACGCGGGCCACCAGATCCCAAAACTCTGCGCGACCGATATGGTCGACGCCTTCGGCTCCTGCCGGCTCTGCGTGGTCGAGATCGAGGGCCGCGCCGGCACGCCAGCCTCGTGCACCACGCCCGTGATGCCCGGCCTCATCGTGCATACCCAGAGCGAGCGACTGAAGAAGCTGCGCAAGGGCGTGATGGAGCTCTACATCTCCGACCATCCGCTCGACTGTCTCACCTGCGGCGCCAACGGCGACTGCGAACTGCAGGACATGGCCGGTGCCGTCGGCCTGCGCGAGGTGCGCTACGGCTACGAGGGCGAGAACCACGTCTTCGCCAAATCCAGCGGCGAGATCAACGCTGCCTGGATGCCGAAGGACGAGTCCAATCCCTACTTCACTTACGATCCCTCCAAGTGCATCGTCTGCTCGCGCTGCGTCCGCGCCTGCGAGGAGGTGCAAGGCACATTCGCGCTGACCATCTCTGGCCGCGGCTTCGACAGCCGCGTCTCGCCCGGCATGAGCGAAAGCTTCCTCGGGTCCGAATGCGTCTCCTGCGGCGCCTGCGTGCAGGCCTGTCCGACCGCGACGCTGACGGAAAAGTCCGTGATCGAGATCGGCCAGCCCGAGCACTCCGTCGTCACCACCTGCGCCTATTGCGGTGTCGGCTGCGCCTTCAAGGCCGAGATGCGCGGCGAGGAAGTCGTGCGCATGGTGCCGTACAAGGACGGCAAGGCCAATCGCGGCCATT harbors:
- a CDS encoding PAS domain-containing sensor histidine kinase, encoding MARADAANACVQSDSIKGLAQSIAKPAYHRLLIAEPALRRAVPTLIIAFLITICLGAFVQVVDQTRQKRLVIRHDISALADLLAERLDRLTSSRQERLRNIESLPALLPDLIPTWGTASGRHVIVTSAGIDRRILARIPVDNDPSGNDRLLDAITTAQMLAAPPRDNTISDMTLPNGNAAMATSRQIKSMPGLVTVIQERNEPIWGSDAALSVTLSATTGFVVLILGFAFHWQSTRAREGDLINDAVRGRIDTALNRGRCGLWDWDLSRGRIFWSQSMFSMLGLDGRNELLTFGEVNALVKSDDIDLFEIADQLISGQIAHIDQTFRMQHVDGHWIWLRVRCEKTSGATDSSVHLIGIAVDITEQKSLAERTVEADLRLRDAIETIPEAFVLWDASDRLVLCNSHFQRLHKLPDSAVIPGTSYETVLEVGRMPEVRTRHNETASQGPGARTFEAQLDDSSWLHISERRTKDGGYVSVGTDITRIKEHEQKLVDNDLRLRATVIDLKRSQAALERQTNELADLAEKYQREKTRAEEANQTKSKFLANMSHELRTPLNAIIGFSEIMGSGMFGELGSEKYQEYCHDILTSGHYLLEVINDILDMSKIEAGRMKLDMEELDLAQTLAESLRVVTGRAQDKNLTLDADIETSISVVADRRATKQIIVNLLSNAVKFTPDGGRIVVRSRQLDDRIVLMIADTGIGIAQHSLARLGRPFEQVESQLTKTYHGSGLGLAIARSLAQLHGGSMRLRSKINVGTVVRVTLPRDAIKAASGISAAA
- a CDS encoding formate dehydrogenase subunit gamma, producing the protein MTTVYEPSHETSHEPWDETRGAEIIAEHSKQEGATLVVLHALQEAFGYVPEAAIPMVAQALNLSRAEVHGVVTFYHDFRHKPAGRHVLKLCRAEACQAAGGDALAARAEAKLGVPLGNTTADDRVTLEPIYCLGLCATAPSAMLDGRLVGRLDEKRLDALVAEAQR
- a CDS encoding zinc-binding dehydrogenase, which produces MKAYVYGADGARISDVAQPKPKGTQVLVRVRACGLNRADTGMRKGHAHGAAGGVGTVLGMEWAGEVAELGPDAKGVKVGDRIMGSGGAAFAEYTLADHGRLFRAPSNMNFEEAATLPVALATMHNAVVTVGGVQPGQSVLIQGASSGVGLMAMQIAKLKGARLVIGSSTDAYRRGRLTDYGADLAVDSSDPKWVDEVLKATGGEGVDLIVDQVSGQVANQNLAATRIKGRIVNVGRLGGTHADFNFDLHAARRISYIGVTFRTRTIEEVREIFDEVRKDIWGAVESRKLQLPIDKVYAFDDIDQAFAHMEANKHLGKIVVTV
- a CDS encoding LysR family transcriptional regulator, which gives rise to MLDKLELLLALAKERHFGRAAEACGVTQPTMSTGLKQLEEILGVMLVQRGSRFQGFTPEGERALDWARRIVGDARAMRDEINGLKHQLSGEIRIAAIPTVLGMVAALTTPFRARHPEVRFRIQSTTSSEVLGLLENLEVDAGLTYIENEPIGKVRTIPLYNESYRLLTAPDGMFGDRETVTWQEVGQVPLCLLTPDMQNRRIIDRALRSVGAEATPTLTSNSLLVLFTHVKTGRWASVMPAKLAETLGLSDTVRSIPITDPDVNYSIGMVIPQRDPMTPLIAALVNVAREVAPSLQM
- a CDS encoding NAD(P)H-dependent flavin oxidoreductase, yielding MLQTRFTRLVGVEHPIVQGGMQWVGRAELVAAVANAGALGFITALTQPTPEDLRKEIARCRDLTDKPFGVNLTILPAIKPPPYAEYRAAIIESGITVVETAGNKPQEHVDEFKKHGVKVVHKCTSVRHALSAERMGVDAISIDGFECAGHPGEDDTPGLILIPAAANKIKIPMIASGGFADARGLVAALALGAEGINMGTRFMATKESPIHQLIKEKIVANDERETELIFRTMRNTSRVARNAISTKVVAMEKEGAKFEDIRELVAGARGKMVYATGDSDEGIWSAGQVQGLIQDIPSCAELVSRIVREAEAIIRGRLEGMIVHPTAQAAE
- a CDS encoding cation-efflux pump — encoded protein: MTSQHSKTSVAAISIFVSGGMAAAKFAVGIAIGSLALISEALHSSVDLIATIITWAVVRVSDKPADDEHHYGHGKLESISALGVTALLYVLAGGILVESYSRLREGTPPPSISAVPFVVLVIDIVVNFWRARALHRAARETGSQALAADALHFASDVMGSFAVIAGLILAALGFWWGDAAAAAAVAVMIALLGLRMAGSTVQTLVDRAPEGAHEKATAAIRSVPGVIDVERLRVRMVGATTFIDTIAKVPRTYPIDRVEEIKRKAQAAVETAFGDTDLTFTAVPVARDNETVRDRIMVIAHNSGLAVHHVTVHDLGGKLIVSIDLEVDARMQLDAAHDVANTLERNIQEEFGADVEVDVHIEPLEPELPFGVDAAPERVQTIAAALIEYAAGGEIHDIHNVRVRDTEGGEIVNFHCRAAPSMSVIKVHEHVDAIERKLRRAFPSVKRVISHAEPPRA